The sequence below is a genomic window from Deltaproteobacteria bacterium.
CGCGCGACTTCGACGCGCGCAAGCTCTCGCGCATCGCGCAGGGCCTGCTCGTGCTCGCGATCGCGTGCTTCGCTCTGGGGCTCGACGCCCGCGCGCTCGGCTGGGTTGCGCTCGGCGTCGCCGGGGGCACGCTCTGCTTCGCGGGAATCGTGATGGCGGGTGCGGCGTTGCAGTTCTGGACGCTCGGTCAGGCGCAGGAGCTCCAGAACGTCCTGACCTATGGAGGGGCCGCGGCGATGACCTACCCGGTCTCGATCTACGCGAAATGGTTCCGGCGCGTGCTGACCTATGGCGTGCCGCTCGCGTTCGTGAACTACTTCCCGGCGCTGGCGGCGCTCGACCGCACCGAGGCCGCCGGCGTGCCGGGCTTCGTGCCCTGGCTCTCGCCGCTGGTCTGCGCGGCCGT
It includes:
- a CDS encoding ABC transporter permease, with translation MLADALSLWARLAGAQIRSQMQYRASFAIQSAVMFGVMVSDLAPVWILSRFFGSLDGWSFAELALLYGMVETSWASVETVLRGFENFSVYLIQGDLDRILLRPRSVILQVATRDFDARKLSRIAQGLLVLAIACFALGLDARALGWVALGVAGGTLCFAGIVMAGAALQFWTLGQAQELQNVLTYGGAAAMTYPVSIYAKWFRRVLTYGVPLAFVNYFPALAALDRTEAAGVPGFVPWLSPLVCAAVLALGMAAFARGLRRYESTGS